Proteins found in one Oryza glaberrima chromosome 4, OglaRS2, whole genome shotgun sequence genomic segment:
- the LOC127769398 gene encoding uncharacterized membrane protein At3g27390-like isoform X1: MEPPSGFWASLGSFLKFLPYFCGLLILGVIKGILICPWACLIMAIGLSALILGLWPMHVIWTYYCIIRTKLVGPVVKLLLLIAATATLILWLIVGIPGSILAGLVYGFLAPIMATFGAVGEGKEKPFVHCFVDGTWSTITGSCTIVRDVKDLLFHSYFSIMDDLRLQAPPDNKPYEIRLLDIPGALLSAACGLILDGIMFTLIAIYKCPVMLFKGWKRLIQDMIGREGPFLETACVPFAGLAILLWPFAVVGAVLASILSSIPLGAFGAVVAYQESSLKMGLSYVVSSVSIFDEYTNDVLDMAPGSCFPRLKYRKREDSSHGGSLSRPTSFNKEKQEGKKPPARVTSFKNSIEDFNPFKLLEHLFVECKHQGETLVNEGVITMKDIEETKSGKVGTGVLNVGLPAYVILNALLRSAKANSVGLLLSDGSEITSDNRPKHILYEWFFDPLLVIKEQIKAENFTEEEEKYLKMRVLLIGGPDRVKGSLPDVPSLDERKKAEIDAFARRLQGITKSISRYPTAKRRFDILVKQLLSELERTVGGGQSTNGSQSQSLRGGIARMLSQKSMGKAANVRDEDPEAQMTSHDRTP, encoded by the exons ATGGAGCCACCAAGTGGGTTCTGGGCCTCCCTGGGGAGCTTCCTCAAGTTCTTGCCCTACTTCTGCGGCCTCCTCATCCTGGGGGtcatcaaag GTATTTTGATATGCCCTTGGGCATGCCTTATTATGGCAATTGGATTATCTGCGCTAATCCTGGGCTTATGGCCCATGCATGTGATTTGGACTTACTACTGCATTATCAG AACTAAGCTGGTAGGACCTGTAGTAAAGCTTCTTCTCCTTATTGCTGCCACTGCAACCTTAATCTTATGGTTGATAGTTGGCATCCCTGGAAGCATCTTAGCTGGATTGGTGTATGGCTTTCTAGCACCGATAATGGCAACATTTGGTGCGGttggagaaggaaaagaaaagccgTTTGTTCATTGTTTTGTG GATGGAACATGGAGTACTATCACTGGGAGCTGTACGATAGTCAGGGACGTGAAAGACCTGCTTTTCCACTCCTATTTTTCTATTATGGACGATCTTCGTCTTCAGGCACCTCCTGATAACAAGCCATATGAGATAAG ATTGCTCGATATTCCTGGTGCTTTATTATCTGCTGCATGTGGACTCATACTGGATGGTATAATGTTCACGCTGATTGCCATCTACAAATGCCCTGTGATGCTTTTCAAAGGATGGAAACGACTGATTCAGGATATGATTGGGAGAGAGGGACCTTTTCTGGAGACAGCTTGTGTGCCGTTCGCAGGTCTTGCTATTCTTCTCTGGCCATTTGCCGTAGTGGGAGCTGTTCTCGCCTCCATCCTATCCAGTATTCCTTTAGGCGCATTTGGTGCAGTCGTGGCTTATCAG GAATCCTCCCTAAAGATGGGCTTATCTTATGTTGTCTCATCTGTGTCCATCTTTGATGAATACACAAATGATGTGCTTGACATGGCACCGGGATCTTGTTTTCCGAG GTTGAAATATAGGAAGAGAGAAGATTCTTCACATGGAGGTAGCTTATCCAGGCCAACCTCATTCAACAAAGAAAAGCAAGAGGGAAAGAAACCTCCAGCACGTGTTACATCTTTTAAGAACAGTATTGAAGACTTCAATCCATTCAAG TTGCTAGAACACCTATTTGTCGAATGCAAGCACCAAGGGGAGACTTTGGTTAATGAAGGAGTCATAACAATGAAAGATATCGAAGAGACAAAGTCGGGAAAAGTTGGCACTGGAGTTCTTAATGTTGGTTTACCAGCATATGTAATCCTTAATGCACTCCTTCGGTCCGCAAAAGCTAATTCTGTTGGCCTACTCTTAA GTGATGGCTCTGAGATTACATCTGACAATAGGCCTAAACATATACTCTATGAATGGTTCTTTGACCCTCTTTTGGTCatcaaagaacaaattaaagccGAGAATTTTACAGAAGAGGaggaaaaatatctcaaaatgcGAGTTTTGTTGATTGGTGGCCCTGATCGCGTCAAGGGCAGTCTTCCCGATGTGCCATCACTGGATGAGCGAAAAAAGGCCGAAATAGACGCGTTTGCTCGCAG ACTGCAAGGGATCACAAAGTCGATATCAAGATACCCTACCGCGAAGCGACGCTTCGATATTCTTGTCAAGCAGCTCTTGTCTGAGCTTGAGAGGACGGTGGGTGGCGGTCAATCAACCAATGGGTCCCAATCTCAAAGCTTGAGAGGCGGCATTGCCAGAATGCTCAGCCAGAAGTCCATGGGGAAGGCGGCAAACGTCAGAGATGAAGATCCAGAAGCGCAAATGACAAGCCATGATCGCACTCCGTGA
- the LOC127769398 gene encoding uncharacterized membrane protein At3g27390-like isoform X2, whose amino-acid sequence MATFGAVGEGKEKPFVHCFVDGTWSTITGSCTIVRDVKDLLFHSYFSIMDDLRLQAPPDNKPYEIRLLDIPGALLSAACGLILDGIMFTLIAIYKCPVMLFKGWKRLIQDMIGREGPFLETACVPFAGLAILLWPFAVVGAVLASILSSIPLGAFGAVVAYQESSLKMGLSYVVSSVSIFDEYTNDVLDMAPGSCFPRLKYRKREDSSHGGSLSRPTSFNKEKQEGKKPPARVTSFKNSIEDFNPFKLLEHLFVECKHQGETLVNEGVITMKDIEETKSGKVGTGVLNVGLPAYVILNALLRSAKANSVGLLLSDGSEITSDNRPKHILYEWFFDPLLVIKEQIKAENFTEEEEKYLKMRVLLIGGPDRVKGSLPDVPSLDERKKAEIDAFARRLQGITKSISRYPTAKRRFDILVKQLLSELERTVGGGQSTNGSQSQSLRGGIARMLSQKSMGKAANVRDEDPEAQMTSHDRTP is encoded by the exons ATGGCAACATTTGGTGCGGttggagaaggaaaagaaaagccgTTTGTTCATTGTTTTGTG GATGGAACATGGAGTACTATCACTGGGAGCTGTACGATAGTCAGGGACGTGAAAGACCTGCTTTTCCACTCCTATTTTTCTATTATGGACGATCTTCGTCTTCAGGCACCTCCTGATAACAAGCCATATGAGATAAG ATTGCTCGATATTCCTGGTGCTTTATTATCTGCTGCATGTGGACTCATACTGGATGGTATAATGTTCACGCTGATTGCCATCTACAAATGCCCTGTGATGCTTTTCAAAGGATGGAAACGACTGATTCAGGATATGATTGGGAGAGAGGGACCTTTTCTGGAGACAGCTTGTGTGCCGTTCGCAGGTCTTGCTATTCTTCTCTGGCCATTTGCCGTAGTGGGAGCTGTTCTCGCCTCCATCCTATCCAGTATTCCTTTAGGCGCATTTGGTGCAGTCGTGGCTTATCAG GAATCCTCCCTAAAGATGGGCTTATCTTATGTTGTCTCATCTGTGTCCATCTTTGATGAATACACAAATGATGTGCTTGACATGGCACCGGGATCTTGTTTTCCGAG GTTGAAATATAGGAAGAGAGAAGATTCTTCACATGGAGGTAGCTTATCCAGGCCAACCTCATTCAACAAAGAAAAGCAAGAGGGAAAGAAACCTCCAGCACGTGTTACATCTTTTAAGAACAGTATTGAAGACTTCAATCCATTCAAG TTGCTAGAACACCTATTTGTCGAATGCAAGCACCAAGGGGAGACTTTGGTTAATGAAGGAGTCATAACAATGAAAGATATCGAAGAGACAAAGTCGGGAAAAGTTGGCACTGGAGTTCTTAATGTTGGTTTACCAGCATATGTAATCCTTAATGCACTCCTTCGGTCCGCAAAAGCTAATTCTGTTGGCCTACTCTTAA GTGATGGCTCTGAGATTACATCTGACAATAGGCCTAAACATATACTCTATGAATGGTTCTTTGACCCTCTTTTGGTCatcaaagaacaaattaaagccGAGAATTTTACAGAAGAGGaggaaaaatatctcaaaatgcGAGTTTTGTTGATTGGTGGCCCTGATCGCGTCAAGGGCAGTCTTCCCGATGTGCCATCACTGGATGAGCGAAAAAAGGCCGAAATAGACGCGTTTGCTCGCAG ACTGCAAGGGATCACAAAGTCGATATCAAGATACCCTACCGCGAAGCGACGCTTCGATATTCTTGTCAAGCAGCTCTTGTCTGAGCTTGAGAGGACGGTGGGTGGCGGTCAATCAACCAATGGGTCCCAATCTCAAAGCTTGAGAGGCGGCATTGCCAGAATGCTCAGCCAGAAGTCCATGGGGAAGGCGGCAAACGTCAGAGATGAAGATCCAGAAGCGCAAATGACAAGCCATGATCGCACTCCGTGA
- the LOC127769397 gene encoding uncharacterized protein LOC127769397 → MAASAPPPPPPLPHAHSDSEEAPVSLFIDTDLGTRFALLAAGDSTMRDLKSTVAAEHATAFPDIGPVAVKSFQVRRKGALYHLSDLMTIRSAFAKIKAGCFLHVKMTVVVTDSHCCRDTSMEDRGKSSEGCPGAEVHVDKCVLKIPVLIPQIANRRLPGLENSSTAGMEKKRKRSEPEATREVVSAQEMVKPSSGAVEVPGSIGQVLLQKNNQELQGDGAYNVELTSRDNSGCEGTKHVQLMSGAQGATDLASDQGIDDLVHKAYKEPITRYMTNSSGVVAGAEKPTQGRRDEGAVETSKMEKASTSKSILEEIQSAGNPSQGRKRKKAKKVNSVDMASLDIADQCGTEHVQLMSDAQATANLVADQGIDDLVHKEYKDPTMGDMVNSSEVVAGAEKSTKGRHDEGVVETSKMESASTSKSVAKKRKKTKNVSSVDMASLDIAGEKDQCGTKHVQFVSDAQATTNSVADKGIDDLVHKDYKDPTMGDMVNSSELVACAGESTKVRHDESGIETSKLEKSSKSILEEIQSVGHTSQQKKRKKAKKVSSVDMESLDISGEKDQCGYGENLVKSDKLATQGKIVNDPVDQHISSNMLLEGPNVIENPCGDGRRKKKKKTKHHSESSKDVGPTHDVTKSLITNEISMQNTNVSPLDPKQITPATTGVGTIGHQTKFDVSLDVAAAKVIDEVLADLRCTDNISKDLDQCQLTKQKHQGSDVLGVHGNTVDKGALSAVLPLKYPAAIHSDAPISSPSHNKAKGEKLEVLPTAHDSSHFSGGVPEENANAELRESVSLRPSDNTSVSNNISTENVVVQDDDKNKATKRQRKKISLKHVPTDNDKTIQSLDEQVNQVAIEDLNGSNATKADLVQGGSVIDGPAGTVENVQKKSRSTKIRTPKVQKANPSAHFEDSKSAKDSQGKCVSYIGESGTHSNETAVGAPTQSFAVQEDATALRTSTPSALKGRKKSSKTGLQSQNASLDHGSDVDLMNYKAEHITASPKKSAVAVEPNEKINFLDHFSPKGTNDQYVSAENKENGREETVREVEDESNKREVDLQSQLADNAKPNDLLQSHHIEKTTSTNNSPGDVGVPSDSTQNVDIADGNDKKGKQKKRKKKSDLLNSVPQKVDPNSDHRDIDNGIQDFSFSVAQEGRMEHDRKENNNNVIWNSSMLTRDPKDATCDSRVKKLNQSKSGSDNQGNLPIDKDHALMDKGQRKSSSQTKPHAESKNFDRFSNGKADPNSKSIRNLVKSFSMSPPASSDSTQGTPQNSRFRLAARKVPRKRYEQTSGKSKKDKGTGTIFNDASSDGSDDELGIGSEKAAIETSSDDASSSADSGISSAAHDSGEPDDDGNASLSQKSRKGGLGSILRGSCSYKKAKQKQAVQLDDTEVPDSQPMDIF, encoded by the exons ATggccgcctcggcgccgccgccgccgccgccgctgccacatgCGCACTCCGACAGCGAGGAGGCCCCCGTTTCCCTCTTCATCGACACCGACCTCGGGACCCGCTTcgccctgctcgccgccggcgactccACCATGCGCGACCTCAAGT CGACGGTGGCCGCGGAGCACGCCACCGCCTTCCCCGACATCGGCCCCGTCGCCGTCAAATCCTTCCAG GTGCGACGGAAGGGTGCACTGTATCACCTCTCTGATTTGATGACAATAAGGAGCGCCTTCGCCAAAATCAAGGCTGGATGCTTTCTGCATGTTAAGATGACAGTGGTAGTGACAGATAGTCACTGTTGCAGAGACACTTCAATGGAGGATAGAGGAAAATCTAGTGAAGGTTGTCCTGGAGCTGAAGTTCATGTGGACAAGTGTGTTCTTAAGATTCCTGTGCTGATACCACAAATTGCAAACCGTCGTCTTCCTGGGCTGGAAAATTCCAGCACTGCTggaatggaaaagaaaaggaaaaggagtgAACCAGAGGCTACCAGGGAAGTTGTTTCTGCTCAGGAGATGGTGAAACCATCAAGTGGAGCAGTGGAGGTACCAGGATCCATTGGTCAAGTCCTGCTTCAGAAAAACAACCAAGAGCTGCAAG GTGATGGTGCATACAATGTCGAATTGACAAGCAGAGACAATAGTGGATGTGAGGGGACTAAGCACGTTCAGTTGATGAGTGGTGCTCAGGGAGCTACTGATCTGGCTTCTGATCAAGGGATTGATGATCTTGTACATAAGGCATATAAAGAACCAATCACTCGATATATGACTAATTCTTCTGGAGTTGTAGCTGGTGCAGAAAAACCTACACAAGGAAGACGTGATGAAGGTGCTGTTGAAACAAGTAAAATGGAGAAAGCCAGCACAAGCAAAAGCATCTTGGAGGAGATACAGTCAGCTGGCAATCCTTCTCAAGGCAGGAAGCGAAAGAAAGCAAAGAAGGTTAATTCTGTTGACATGGCATCTCTGGACATTGCTGATCAGTGTGGAACTGAACATGTTCAGTTGATGAGTGATGCTCAGGCAACTGCTAATCTTGTTGCTGATCAAGGGATTGATGATCTTGTACATAAGGAATACAAAGATCCAACCATGGGAGATATGGTTAATTCTTCAGAAGTTGTAGCTGGTGCAGAAAAATCTACAAAAGGAAGACATGATGAAGGTGTTGTTGAAACAAGTAAAATGGAGAGCGCCAGCACAAGCAAAAGCGTAGCGAAGAAGcgaaagaaaacaaagaatgTAAGTTCTGTTGACATGGCGTCTCTGGATATTGCTGGAGAAAAAGATCAGtgtggtactaaacatgttCAGTTTGTGAGTGATGCCCAGGCAACTACTAATTCAGTTGCTGATAAAGGGATTGATGACCTTGTACATAAGGACTATAAAGATCCAACCATGGGAGATATGGTTAATTCTTCTGAACTTGTTGCCTGTGCAGGAGAATCTACAAAAGTAAGACATGATGAAAGTGGTATTGAAACAAGTAAATTGGAGAAATCCAGCAAAAGCATCTTGGAGGAGATACAGTCAGTTGGCCATACTTCTCAACAGAAGAAGCGCAAGAAAGCAAAGAAGGTTAGTTCTGTTGACATGGAGTCTCTGGATATTTCTGGAGAAAAAGATCAGTGTGGGTATGGAGAGAATTTAGTCAAATCAGATAAGCTTGCTACTCAAGGGAAGATTGTTAATGACCCTGTTGATCAACATATCTCAAGCAATATGCTATTAGAGGGTCCTAATGTAATAGAAAACCCATGTGGTGATGGGAggcggaagaagaagaagaagacaaaacATCACTCAGAGTCGTCAAAGGATGTTGGTCCTACTCATGATGTGACAAAATCATTGATTACAAATGAAATCTCAATGCAAAACACAAATGTTTCTCCCTTAGATCCAAAGCAAATAACACCGGCCACAACAGGAGTAGGAACAATTGGTCACCAAACAAAGTTTGACGTAAGCCTGGATGTAGCAGCAGCAAAAGTTATTGATGAGGTATTGGCAGATTTAAGATGCACTGATAACATAAGTAAGGATTTGGATCAATGTCAGTTAACAAAACAGAAACACCAGGGCAGCGATGTACTTGGAGTGCATGGAAACACTGTGGATAAAGGTGCCCTTAGTGCAGTGTTACCTCTGAAATATCCAGCGGCAATTCACTCTGATGCTCCCATCAGCTCACCTAGTCATAATAAGGCTAAAGGAGAAAAATTGGAAGTACTGCCAACTGCACATGACTCGTCTCATTTTTCAGGTGGTGTACCTGAAGAAAATGCAAATGCAGAACTAAGAGAATCTGTTTCTTTGAGGCCTTCTGACAACACAAGTGTTTCTAATAATATTTCAACTGAAAATGTTGTAGTGCAAGATGATGACAAAAACAAAGCCACTAAACGTCAGAGAAAGAAGATTTCCCTAAAGCATGTCCCTACAGATAATGATAAAACTATTCAGTCTTTGGATGAGCAAGTTAACCAGGTTGCTATTGAGGACTTAAACGGATCAAATGCTACCAAAGCAGATTTAGTTCAAGGAGGGTCTGTAATTGATGGTCCTGCAGGTACTGTTGAAAATGTACAGAAGAAAAGCAGGTCTACTAAGATTCGTACACCTAAAGTCCAAAAGGCTAACCCTTCTGCACATTTTGAAGATAGTAAATCCGCCAAGGACAGCCAGGGCAAATGTGTAAGTTACATTGGTGAGAGTGGGACCCATAGTAATGAAACTGCAGTAGGAGCTCCAACACAATCGTTTGCAGTTCAGGAAGATGCCACAGCTCTCAGAACTTCAACCCCTAGTGCTCTAAAGGGAAGGAAGAAATCTTCCAAGACTGGACTTCAGAGTCAGAATGCCTCTTTGGATCATGGTTCTGATGTAGATTTGATGAACTACAAGGCTGAACATATTACAGCTAGTCCTAAAAAatctgctgttgctgttgaACCAAATGAAAAAATCAACTTCCTCGACCATTTTAGCCCCAAAGGGACTAATGATCAATATGTTTCtgcagaaaacaaagaaaacggCAGAGAGGAAACTGTAAGAGAAGTTGAGGATGAAAGTAACAAAAGAGAAGTGGATCTGCAGTCTCAGCTCGCTGATAATGCCAAACCAAATGATCTGCTACAATCGCATCATATAGAAAAAACTACATCAACCAATAATTCACCTGGTGATGTTGGTGTGCCATCTGATTCAACACAAAATGTGGACATAGCAGATGGAAATGATAAGAAAGGTAAGCAGAAGAAGCGAAAAAAGAAATCAGATTTGCTCAATTCAGTTCCCCAGAAGGTGGATCCTAACAGTGATCATCGAGACATTGACAATGGTATACAAGATTTTTCGTTTTCTGTTGCACAGGAAGGAAGAATGGAGCATGACAGGAAAGAGAATAACAATAATGTAATTTGGAACAGTAGTATGTTGACACGGGACCCAAAAGATGCCACATGTGATAGCAGAGTAAAGAAGCTCAACCAAAGCAAGAGTGGTTCTGATAACCAGGGTAATTTGCCAATTGATAAGGATCATGCGCTTATGGACAAAGGACAAAGAAAGTCCAGTTCTCAGACAAAGCCCCATGCTGAGAGTAAAAATTTTGACAGGTTTAGCAATGGAAAGGCAGATCCAAATTCTAAGTCTATAAGAAATCTTGTTAAGAGCTTTTCCATGAGCCCACCAGCATCAAGTGACAGCACACAGGGCACACCACAAAATAGTCGATTTCGACTAGCAGCTCGGAAAGTTCCAAGAAAAAGGTATGAGCAAACCAGTGGCAAATCCAAAAAAGACAAAGGAACTGGTACAATTTTCAATGATGCCAGCAGTGATGGCTCTGATGATGAATTGGGCATCGGAAGTGAAAAGGCTGCCATTGAAACTTCTTCAGATGATGCATCCTCATCAGCTGACTCAG GTATTTCATCTGCAGCCCATGATAGTGGCGAGCCTGATGACGATGGCAATGCATCACT ATCACAGAAATCTCGCAAAGGGGGGCTTGGCTCCATCCTCAGAGGCTCTTGTAGTTACAAGAAGGCAAAGCAGAAACAAGCCGTGCAATTGGATGACACCGAGGTTCCTGATAGCCAGCCAATGGACATTTTCTGA